From one Burkholderia pyrrocinia genomic stretch:
- a CDS encoding S10 family serine carboxypeptidase-like protein, producing the protein MKPDRSSTGSRRARHGRLAGLGALTVMTLALAACGGDDSSSVGASSLAQATASQQASAQAASSQAPAANQPYVDQVAYSMNATDGLAAAQVSEKAAVMHYQWKSGGTTINYTTTTGHLTAQDANGNAEASMSYVAYTAPSTNGKPRPVTFVYNGGPGSSSIWLRLGSFAPTRVATPDPGFGTNWPNYPLVDNAESLIDTTDLVFIDPPGTGLSEAVLPNTNQKYWGSDADVNIMRDFIQRYLNVNSRSTSPIYLYGESYGTPRTDMLALALESAGVHLTGIVLQSAILNYFADAVEAVAITQSTEGLLLETDTVAGYLPGYAAVAAYFNQVSPAPVNQALYALQTELFTTLIYNQLQKYSQSWVLSQLGIPDALGTPVFPSDATLQLWSIPSSLTQQALRGYFNANPFGTSLLPGTTVGRYDGRVSLPNSDPRLQNDGDPSDILISQPFTNALATQMPDYLGYTAPNATYLPLNDNIIGVWDFSHDGQPMPDTIPDLLGALQLNPKLRVLAENGFHDLATPFFNTEKQLARLQTVKGLNPKLQVNFFQGGHMTYLDDVARPQMKRDLKTFYKGARIPTALTLHTLPPPWPDENPPSVPTGSVPGATAATTLAAAP; encoded by the coding sequence ATGAAACCAGACAGGAGCAGTACCGGCAGCCGCCGTGCTCGTCACGGCCGGTTGGCCGGGCTAGGCGCATTGACGGTCATGACACTGGCGCTCGCGGCATGCGGCGGCGACGATTCGTCGTCCGTCGGCGCGTCGAGCCTCGCGCAGGCGACCGCCAGCCAGCAGGCCAGCGCACAAGCGGCCAGCAGTCAGGCACCGGCCGCCAACCAGCCTTATGTCGATCAGGTCGCGTATTCGATGAATGCGACCGACGGCCTCGCCGCCGCGCAGGTGTCCGAGAAAGCGGCGGTCATGCATTACCAGTGGAAGTCCGGCGGCACGACGATCAACTACACGACGACCACCGGCCACCTGACCGCGCAGGACGCGAACGGCAATGCGGAAGCGTCGATGTCGTATGTCGCGTACACCGCGCCGAGCACGAACGGCAAGCCGCGTCCAGTCACGTTCGTGTATAACGGCGGCCCCGGCTCGTCGTCGATCTGGCTGCGGCTCGGCTCGTTCGCACCGACGCGTGTGGCCACGCCTGATCCGGGGTTCGGCACCAACTGGCCGAACTATCCGCTCGTCGACAACGCGGAAAGCCTGATCGACACCACCGACCTCGTGTTCATCGACCCGCCGGGAACCGGCCTGTCGGAAGCCGTGTTGCCGAACACCAACCAGAAGTACTGGGGTTCCGATGCGGACGTGAACATCATGCGCGACTTCATCCAGCGCTACCTGAACGTCAACAGCCGCAGTACGTCGCCGATCTACCTGTACGGCGAATCGTACGGCACGCCGCGCACCGACATGCTGGCGCTCGCGCTCGAATCGGCCGGCGTGCACCTGACGGGCATCGTGCTGCAGTCGGCGATCCTGAACTACTTCGCGGATGCGGTGGAAGCAGTGGCGATCACGCAGTCGACGGAAGGGCTGCTGCTCGAAACCGATACCGTGGCAGGTTATCTGCCGGGTTATGCGGCGGTCGCGGCGTACTTCAACCAGGTATCGCCGGCGCCGGTGAACCAGGCTTTGTACGCACTGCAGACGGAACTGTTCACGACGCTGATCTACAACCAGCTGCAGAAGTACTCGCAGTCTTGGGTGTTGAGCCAGCTCGGCATTCCGGATGCGCTCGGCACGCCGGTGTTCCCGAGCGATGCGACGCTCCAGCTGTGGTCGATCCCGTCGAGCCTGACGCAACAGGCGCTGCGCGGCTACTTCAACGCGAACCCGTTCGGCACGAGCCTGCTGCCCGGAACGACGGTCGGCCGGTATGACGGACGCGTGTCGCTGCCGAACTCCGATCCGCGGCTGCAGAACGACGGCGACCCGTCCGACATCCTGATCTCGCAGCCGTTCACGAACGCGCTCGCGACGCAGATGCCGGACTACCTCGGCTACACCGCGCCGAACGCGACCTACCTGCCGCTGAACGACAACATCATCGGCGTATGGGACTTCTCGCACGACGGCCAGCCGATGCCCGACACGATCCCCGATCTGCTCGGCGCGCTGCAACTCAACCCGAAGCTTCGCGTGCTCGCGGAGAATGGCTTCCACGATCTCGCGACGCCGTTCTTCAACACCGAGAAGCAACTCGCGCGGCTGCAGACGGTGAAGGGCCTGAATCCGAAGCTGCAGGTGAACTTCTTCCAGGGCGGCCACATGACTTACCTGGACGATGTCGCCCGTCCGCAGATGAAGCGGGACCTGAAGACGTTCTACAAGGGCGCGCGGATTCCGACGGCGCTGACGCTGCATACGCTTCCGCCGCCGTGGCCGGACGAGAACCCGCCCAGCGTGCCGACCGGCAGCGTCCCGGGCGCGACGGCCGCGACGACGCTGGCGGCGGCCCCTTGA
- a CDS encoding ExeM/NucH family extracellular endonuclease yields MRSTIRLFAPLLLLPTLAAPAIAATAAPVSPNCGGSATPIADIQGPGAPSPLAGQNVSIEAVVTADFGGTDGFGGFFVQQADAQRRNQPGVSEGLFVYAPKVRAKAGDLVHVTGKVEEKYGQTQLTQSGAIAVCANGQTVTPATLTLPVDSPNAFAAYEGMLVRLPQTLNVTDNYELGRYGSVLLSNGRLRTPTSVVPPAQAQTQIDANARNRLVLDDGSNKQNPATVPYPAPGLSAANTLRAGYTVRDVEGVLEVRYGAWRVQPLPGAAVPAFDARTNPRTNAPARDPKSNLRVASFNVLNYFNGNGLGGGFDDPNNRGAKNYQEFQRQEAKIVSALKALDADVIGLMEVQNNGYGELSAVRQLAAKLGNHWRVVDPGTSRLGGDAIAVAMIYDSRKVEPVGRAATLAIDDKNRQPLAQSFRRIGGKQALTIAVNHLKSKNCPDAANDDLDQGDGQGCWNPTRTRAAAKVADWLAGTPTGVAGQGVLLIGDFNSYTYEDPIRTLESRGYRNLVARWIGANAYSYVYNGEAGYLDHALATLPLASHVKAVHEWHINADEPLALQYTLAYKSAEQQKTFYAPDAYRSSDHDPVLIDIALPGGGH; encoded by the coding sequence ATGCGCTCGACAATCCGCCTGTTTGCCCCGCTATTGCTTCTGCCCACGCTTGCTGCCCCGGCGATCGCCGCCACCGCCGCGCCCGTCAGCCCGAACTGCGGCGGCAGCGCGACGCCCATTGCCGATATCCAGGGGCCGGGTGCGCCTTCGCCGCTCGCCGGCCAGAACGTGTCGATCGAAGCCGTCGTCACCGCCGATTTCGGCGGCACGGACGGCTTCGGCGGCTTCTTCGTCCAGCAGGCCGACGCGCAGCGCCGCAACCAGCCGGGCGTGTCCGAAGGCCTGTTCGTCTATGCGCCGAAAGTGCGCGCGAAGGCTGGCGATCTCGTGCACGTGACCGGCAAGGTCGAGGAGAAATACGGTCAGACGCAGCTCACGCAGTCGGGTGCGATCGCGGTGTGCGCGAACGGCCAGACCGTCACGCCCGCGACGCTCACGCTGCCGGTCGACAGCCCGAACGCATTCGCCGCGTATGAAGGGATGCTCGTGCGCCTGCCGCAGACGCTGAACGTCACCGACAACTACGAGCTCGGCCGCTACGGCAGCGTGTTGCTCAGCAACGGCCGCCTGCGCACGCCGACGAGCGTCGTGCCGCCCGCCCAGGCGCAGACGCAGATCGACGCGAACGCGCGCAACCGCCTGGTCCTCGACGACGGCTCGAACAAGCAGAACCCCGCGACCGTGCCGTATCCGGCGCCGGGCCTGTCGGCCGCGAACACGCTGCGCGCGGGCTACACGGTGCGCGACGTCGAAGGCGTGCTCGAAGTGCGTTACGGCGCCTGGCGCGTGCAGCCGCTGCCCGGCGCGGCCGTGCCGGCATTCGACGCGCGCACGAACCCGCGCACCAACGCGCCCGCGCGCGATCCGAAATCGAACCTGCGCGTCGCGTCGTTCAACGTCCTCAACTACTTCAACGGCAACGGTCTCGGCGGCGGCTTCGACGATCCGAACAACCGCGGCGCGAAGAACTATCAGGAATTCCAGCGCCAGGAAGCGAAGATCGTCAGCGCGCTGAAAGCGCTCGACGCCGACGTGATCGGCCTGATGGAAGTCCAGAACAACGGCTACGGCGAACTGAGCGCGGTGCGCCAGCTCGCGGCGAAGCTCGGCAACCACTGGCGCGTCGTCGATCCTGGCACGTCGCGCCTCGGCGGCGACGCGATCGCGGTTGCGATGATCTACGACAGCCGCAAGGTCGAACCGGTCGGACGCGCGGCCACGCTCGCGATCGACGACAAGAACCGCCAGCCGCTCGCGCAGTCGTTCCGCCGCATCGGCGGCAAGCAGGCGCTGACGATCGCGGTGAACCACCTGAAGTCGAAGAACTGCCCGGATGCCGCGAACGACGATCTCGACCAGGGCGACGGCCAGGGCTGCTGGAACCCGACGCGCACGCGCGCGGCGGCGAAGGTCGCCGACTGGCTCGCCGGCACGCCGACGGGTGTCGCGGGCCAGGGCGTGCTGCTGATCGGCGACTTCAACAGCTACACGTATGAAGACCCGATCCGCACGCTCGAATCGCGCGGCTACCGCAACCTCGTCGCGCGCTGGATCGGCGCGAACGCGTACAGCTACGTGTACAACGGCGAAGCCGGTTATCTCGATCACGCGCTCGCGACGCTGCCGCTCGCATCGCACGTGAAGGCCGTGCACGAATGGCACATCAACGCGGACGAGCCGCTCGCGCTGCAGTACACGCTCGCGTACAAATCGGCCGAGCAGCAGAAGACGTTCTACGCGCCGGATGCGTATCGTTCGTCGGATCACGATCCGGTGCTGATCGATATCGCGCTGCCGGGCGGCGGGCATTGA